One Rhinolophus sinicus isolate RSC01 linkage group LG06, ASM3656204v1, whole genome shotgun sequence DNA window includes the following coding sequences:
- the E2F3 gene encoding transcription factor E2F3 isoform X3 → MPLQQQAKRRLELGESGHQYLSDGLKTPKGKGRAALRSPDSPKKKTRYDTSLGLLTKKFIQLLSQSPDGVLDLNKAAEVLKVQKRRIYDITNVLEGIHLIKKKSKNNVQWMGCSLSEDGGMLAQCQGLSKEVTELSQEEKKLDELIQSCTLDLKLLTEDSENQRLAYVTYQDIRKISGLKDQTVIVVKAPPETRLEVPDPIESLQIHLASTQGPIEVYLCPEETETHSPMKANNQDHNGNIPKPTSKDLASSNSGHNDCSISMANLSPLASPANLLQQTEDQIPSNLEGPFVNLLPPLLQEDYLLSLGEEEGISDLFDAYDLEKLPLVEDFMCS, encoded by the exons GCCAAGCGAAGGCTGGAGCTAGGAGAAAGCGGTCATCAGTACCTCTCAGATGGTTTAAAAACCCCTAAGGGCAAAGGGAGAGCTGCACTGCGAAGCCCAGACAGTCCCAAAA AAAAAACACGGTATGATACATCACTTGGTCTGCTTACCAAGAAGTTCATTCAGCTACTGAGCCAGTCGCCTGATGGGGTCTTGGATTTGAACAAGGCAGCAGAGGTGCTGAAAGTGCAAAAGAGAAGGATTTATGATATCACCAATGTACTGGAAGGCATCCACCTCATTAAGAAGAAATCTAAAAACAACGTGCAATGGAT GGGCTGCAGTCTGTCTGAGGATGGGGGCATGCTGGCCCAGTGTCAAGGCCTGTCAAAGGAAGTGACCGAGCTCagtcaggaagagaagaaattagATGAACTGATCCAAAGCTGCACCCTGGACCTCAAACTGTTAACCGAGGATTCAGAGAATCAAAG GTTAGCTTATGTTACATATCAAGATATTCGAAAAATTAGTGGCCTTAAAGACCAAACTGTTATAGTTGTGAAAGCCCCTCCAGAAACAAGACTTGAAGTGCCTGACCCAATAGAG AGCCTACAAATACACTTGGCAAGTACCCAAGGACCCATTGAGGTTTACTTGTGTCCAGAAGAGACGGAAACACACAGTCCAATGAAAGCAAACAACCAAGACCACAATGGAAATATCCCTAAACCCACTTCCAAAG ACTTGGCTTCAAGCAACTCAGGACATAATGACTGCTCGATTTCTATGGCAAACCTTTCTCCTTTGGCCTCCCCAGCCAACCTTTTACAGCAGACTGAGGACCAAATTCCTTCCAACCTAGAAGGACCGTTTGTGAACTTACTGCCTCCCCTGCTCCAAGAAGACTATCTCCTAAGCCTCGGGGAGGAAGAAGGCATCAGCGATCTCTTTGATGCTTATGATTTGGAAAAGCTCCCGCTGGTGGAAGACTTTATGTGTAGTTGA